A genomic stretch from Thunnus maccoyii chromosome 19, fThuMac1.1, whole genome shotgun sequence includes:
- the LOC121885933 gene encoding lysozyme D-like: MCLKKVRRLRECINLLKAMFPWDGRERITPNEVLTHPFITRSYCNNGPTDTPSKNQEAGLRTHSRSRSGPGPRSCSGSGPGSSTHSHSRPRPRSCSGSSPRSRSRPRSCSGSGSSTPTPALAPAPALALTPAPAPAPALALALPLPPSLRL, from the exons ATGTGTCTGAAGAAAGTTAGAAGATTAAGGGAGTGCATCAACCTCTTAAAGGCCATGTTCCCGTGGGATGGGAGGGAGAGGATTACCCCCAACGAAGTCCTCACCCATCCGTTTATTACCAGGAGCTACTGCAACAA TGGCCCGACAGACACACCCAGCAAGAACCAGGAAGCTGGTCTTCGCACTCACTCCCGCTCCCGCTCCGGCCCTGGCCCCCGCTCCTGCTCCGGCTCTGGCCCTGGCTCTAGCACTCACTCCCACTCCCGCCCCCGCCCCCGCTCCTGCTCCGGCTCCAGCCCCCGCTCCCGCTCCCGCCCCCGCTCCTGCTCCGGCTCCGGCTCTAGCACTCCCACTCCCGCCCTCGCTCCGGCTCCGGCTCTAGCACTCACTCCCGCTCCCGCTCCTGCTCCGGCTCTGGCTCTAGCACTCCCACTCCCGCCCTCGCTCCGGCTCTAG
- the syk gene encoding tyrosine-protein kinase SYK isoform X1, translated as MADRVNTLPFFYGNITREEAEDYLRQSGMGNGLYLLRQSRNYLGGFALSVSHSGRCYHYTIEREPNETYAIAGGKSHRSPQDVIDYHSQEMDGLVCLLKRPCNRPKNMQPKVGPFEDLKEKLIREYVKQTWNLQGAALEQAIISQRPQLEKLIATTAHEKMPWFHGSITREASEPRLQNGSRTNGKFLIRQRDMNGSYALCLLHEGQVMHYRIDRDRTGKLSIPDGKKFDTLWQLVEHYSYKPDGLLRVLTEACPRPDGDIGLIGRPMFSRDHPGLSSTLHNAAGGILSRLKTVPIPGRKKSRETRHNTGENLNPYETRMPSNQAASKEAMPMDTEVYESPYADPDELRSSTVDRNHLFLEDGELGSGNFGTVMKGIYKMRKTEKPVAVKILKNDDNNPSVREEMLREANVMQQLDNPYIVRMIGICEAENLMLVMELAELGPLNKFLQKNKQTSIKNITELVHQVSMGMKYLEEHNFVHRDLAARNVLLVTQHYAKISDFGLSKAVAEEQNYYKAKGHGKWPVKWYAPECINYFKFSSKSDVWSFGVLMWEAYSFGQKPYKGMKGNDVMQMIESGQRMDTPVNCPPEMYDLMRACWTYKVEERPKFSVVEPRLREYYYDIAQ; from the exons ATGGCTGACAGGGTGAATACATTGCCATTCTTCTATGGCAACATCACCCGGGAGGAGGCAGAGGACTACCTGCGACAATCAGGCATGGGCAACGGCTTATACTTGCTACGGCAAAGCCGAAACTATCTCGGGGGCTTTGCACTGTCTGTGTCTCATTCAGGCCGCTGCTACCACTACACCATTGAAAGAGAACCCAATGAAACATATGCTATCGCTGGTGGTAAGAGCCACAGGAGCCCACAGGATGTGATTGATTACCACTCCCAGGAGATGGATGGCCTTGTGTGTCTGCTGAAGAGGCCCTGCAACAGACCCAAGAACATGCAGCCCAAAGTGGGGCCATTTGAGGACCTGAAGGAAAAACTGATCCGGGAGTATGTAAAGCAGACCTGGAACTTACAG gggGCAGCTCTGGAGCAGGCCATCATCAGCCAGAGGCCTCAGCTGGAGAAGCTCATTGCCACCACCGCACATGAAAAAATGCCCTGGTTCCATGGATCAATAACACGAGAGGCGTCTGAGCCCAGGCTTCAAAATGGCTCCCGTACAAATGGAAAGTTCCT GATTCGGCAGAGGGATATGAATGGATCCTACGCTTTATGTTTACTACATGAAGGACAAGTCATGCATTATCGCATTGACAGGGACCGGACTGGCAAGCTCTCTATCCCAGATGGCAAGAAGTTTGACACTCTGTGGCAG CTGGTAGAGCACTACTCATACAAACCAGATGGCCTGCTGCGAGTGCTAACTGAGGCATGTCCACGACCTGACGGAGATATTg GGCTTATAGGACGGCCCATGTTTTCACGGGACCATCCTGGGTTAAGTTCTACTCTT CACAATGCAGCAGGTGGAATTCTCTCCAGACTCAAAACTGTTCCCATACCTGGCCGAAAAAAG AGCCGTGAAACTCGACACAACACTGGAGAAAATCTAAATCCTTACGAAACCAGGATGCCCAGTAATCAAGCAGCCAGCAAAG AGGCCATGCCAATGGACACAGAAGTATATGAGAGTCCATACGCAGACCCAGATGAACTGAGGAGTTCCACAGTGGATCGCAACCACCTCTTCTTGGAAGATGGGGAActgggctctgggaactttGGTACAGTCATGAAGGGCATCTACAAAATGAGGAA GACAGAGAAGCCAGTTGCAGTCAAAATCCTTAAGAATGATGATAACAACCCTTCAGTGCGTGAGGAAATGCTGCGAGAAGCAAATGTCATGCAGCAGCTTGACAACCCTTACATTGTGCGGATGATCGGTATCTGCGAGGCAGAGAACCTCATGCTGGTCATGGAGCTCGCTGAGTTGGGGCCGCTCAACAAGTTCCTGCAGAAAAACAA GCAAACATCCAtaaaaaacatcactgagctgGTCCACCAGGTGTCCATGGGGATGAAATATTTGGAAGAGCATAACTTTGTGCACAGGGACCTCGCTGCCAGGAACGTGCTGCTGGTCACACAGCACTATGCCAAGATTAGTGACTTTGGCCTCTCCAAAGCTGTCGCTGAGGAGCAAAACTATTACAAG GCTAAAGGTCATGGGAAGTGGCCAGTGAAATGGTATGCTCCTGAGTGTATAAACTACTTCAAATTCTCATCCAAAAGTGATGTGTGGAGCTTCGGGGTGCTCATGTGGGAGGCATATTCCTTTGGCCAGAAGCCATACAAG GGAATGAAAGGAAATGATGTCATGCAAATGATTGAAAGTGGACAGCGCATGGACACCCCAGTTAACTGTCCGCCAGAGATGTATGACCTCATGAGGGCATGCTGGACATACAA AGTGGAGGAAAGACCAAAATTCAGTGTTGTTGAGCCAAGACTACGAGAGTATTATTACGACATTGCACAATGA
- the syk gene encoding tyrosine-protein kinase SYK isoform X2: protein MADRVNTLPFFYGNITREEAEDYLRQSGMGNGLYLLRQSRNYLGGFALSVSHSGRCYHYTIEREPNETYAIAGGKSHRSPQDVIDYHSQEMDGLVCLLKRPCNRPKNMQPKVGPFEDLKEKLIREYVKQTWNLQGAALEQAIISQRPQLEKLIATTAHEKMPWFHGSITREASEPRLQNGSRTNGKFLIRQRDMNGSYALCLLHEGQVMHYRIDRDRTGKLSIPDGKKFDTLWQLVEHYSYKPDGLLRVLTEACPRPDGDIGLIGRPMFSRDHPGLSSTLSRETRHNTGENLNPYETRMPSNQAASKEAMPMDTEVYESPYADPDELRSSTVDRNHLFLEDGELGSGNFGTVMKGIYKMRKTEKPVAVKILKNDDNNPSVREEMLREANVMQQLDNPYIVRMIGICEAENLMLVMELAELGPLNKFLQKNKQTSIKNITELVHQVSMGMKYLEEHNFVHRDLAARNVLLVTQHYAKISDFGLSKAVAEEQNYYKAKGHGKWPVKWYAPECINYFKFSSKSDVWSFGVLMWEAYSFGQKPYKGMKGNDVMQMIESGQRMDTPVNCPPEMYDLMRACWTYKVEERPKFSVVEPRLREYYYDIAQ, encoded by the exons ATGGCTGACAGGGTGAATACATTGCCATTCTTCTATGGCAACATCACCCGGGAGGAGGCAGAGGACTACCTGCGACAATCAGGCATGGGCAACGGCTTATACTTGCTACGGCAAAGCCGAAACTATCTCGGGGGCTTTGCACTGTCTGTGTCTCATTCAGGCCGCTGCTACCACTACACCATTGAAAGAGAACCCAATGAAACATATGCTATCGCTGGTGGTAAGAGCCACAGGAGCCCACAGGATGTGATTGATTACCACTCCCAGGAGATGGATGGCCTTGTGTGTCTGCTGAAGAGGCCCTGCAACAGACCCAAGAACATGCAGCCCAAAGTGGGGCCATTTGAGGACCTGAAGGAAAAACTGATCCGGGAGTATGTAAAGCAGACCTGGAACTTACAG gggGCAGCTCTGGAGCAGGCCATCATCAGCCAGAGGCCTCAGCTGGAGAAGCTCATTGCCACCACCGCACATGAAAAAATGCCCTGGTTCCATGGATCAATAACACGAGAGGCGTCTGAGCCCAGGCTTCAAAATGGCTCCCGTACAAATGGAAAGTTCCT GATTCGGCAGAGGGATATGAATGGATCCTACGCTTTATGTTTACTACATGAAGGACAAGTCATGCATTATCGCATTGACAGGGACCGGACTGGCAAGCTCTCTATCCCAGATGGCAAGAAGTTTGACACTCTGTGGCAG CTGGTAGAGCACTACTCATACAAACCAGATGGCCTGCTGCGAGTGCTAACTGAGGCATGTCCACGACCTGACGGAGATATTg GGCTTATAGGACGGCCCATGTTTTCACGGGACCATCCTGGGTTAAGTTCTACTCTT AGCCGTGAAACTCGACACAACACTGGAGAAAATCTAAATCCTTACGAAACCAGGATGCCCAGTAATCAAGCAGCCAGCAAAG AGGCCATGCCAATGGACACAGAAGTATATGAGAGTCCATACGCAGACCCAGATGAACTGAGGAGTTCCACAGTGGATCGCAACCACCTCTTCTTGGAAGATGGGGAActgggctctgggaactttGGTACAGTCATGAAGGGCATCTACAAAATGAGGAA GACAGAGAAGCCAGTTGCAGTCAAAATCCTTAAGAATGATGATAACAACCCTTCAGTGCGTGAGGAAATGCTGCGAGAAGCAAATGTCATGCAGCAGCTTGACAACCCTTACATTGTGCGGATGATCGGTATCTGCGAGGCAGAGAACCTCATGCTGGTCATGGAGCTCGCTGAGTTGGGGCCGCTCAACAAGTTCCTGCAGAAAAACAA GCAAACATCCAtaaaaaacatcactgagctgGTCCACCAGGTGTCCATGGGGATGAAATATTTGGAAGAGCATAACTTTGTGCACAGGGACCTCGCTGCCAGGAACGTGCTGCTGGTCACACAGCACTATGCCAAGATTAGTGACTTTGGCCTCTCCAAAGCTGTCGCTGAGGAGCAAAACTATTACAAG GCTAAAGGTCATGGGAAGTGGCCAGTGAAATGGTATGCTCCTGAGTGTATAAACTACTTCAAATTCTCATCCAAAAGTGATGTGTGGAGCTTCGGGGTGCTCATGTGGGAGGCATATTCCTTTGGCCAGAAGCCATACAAG GGAATGAAAGGAAATGATGTCATGCAAATGATTGAAAGTGGACAGCGCATGGACACCCCAGTTAACTGTCCGCCAGAGATGTATGACCTCATGAGGGCATGCTGGACATACAA AGTGGAGGAAAGACCAAAATTCAGTGTTGTTGAGCCAAGACTACGAGAGTATTATTACGACATTGCACAATGA